In Geminocystis sp. NIES-3709, a single genomic region encodes these proteins:
- a CDS encoding 2Fe-2S iron-sulfur cluster-binding protein: MIKTYQVTIHNRQNKTTEIVTVPENKYILTTAEHQEVEPPFSCRNGACTTCAVKIIEGEVYQPEAMGLSPDLQKKGYALLCVSYPRSNLVVETQDEDEVYELQFGRYFGRGKVRFGFPIEDD; this comes from the coding sequence ATGATCAAAACTTATCAAGTAACTATTCATAATCGTCAAAATAAAACTACTGAAATTGTTACTGTACCCGAAAATAAATATATATTAACTACAGCAGAACATCAAGAAGTTGAACCGCCTTTTTCCTGTCGAAATGGTGCTTGTACTACTTGTGCGGTAAAAATTATTGAAGGAGAGGTATATCAACCGGAAGCCATGGGTTTATCTCCTGATTTACAAAAAAAAGGTTATGCCTTATTATGTGTGTCTTATCCTCGATCGAATTTAGTGGTAGAAACTCAAGACGAAGATGAAGTTTATGAGTTACAATTTGGCCGTTATTTTGGTAGAGGAAAAGTACGTTTCGGCTTTCCCATTGAAGATGATTAG
- the pcrA gene encoding DNA helicase PcrA, translating to MNSNLDFLHHLNLCQRQAVEHFCGPLLVVAGAGSGKTRALTYRIANLILTHKVAPENILAVTFTNKAAREMKERIEKIFAQKIAEEKHGQRWDLLSELEQKTIQSKVYRNTIKPLWIGTFHSLCARILRYDINKYQDDKGRVWQKNFTILDESDVQSLVKQIVTKKLNLDDKKFEPRKMRYAISNIKNLGLTPQQYAFENPDYKGRVIAEIYEEYQNQLAGNNSLDFDDLLLIPVRIFQQNESVLGYWHQKFQHILVDEYQDTNQIQYELIRLLSTNNEPHKKHWNWQNRSIFVVGDADQSIYSFRMADFTILLNFQEDFGDNLADNFTKTMIKLEENYRSRENILQAANHLIEKNSQRIDKVLKATRGEGETIYTYRGDNEREEASFVCRKIQQLIKENPELNWGDCAILYRINSQSRPFEDELISKGIPYNIVGGLKFYERKEIKDALAYLRLVVNPADTVSLLRIINTPRRGIGKTTVDNLMTASQELNIPLWEIINDQTSVNTIAGKAAKKVNQFAEIIADCQEKIQEDSASDILKHILNISGYLDDLKQQNTDEAENREENLNELINAMLQFQEDNEDATLEGFLSNASLASDLDNLEEGEKAVSLMTLHSAKGLEFNIVFLVGFEQGLLPHNRSLRDEMELEEERRLCYVGITRAKEQLFITYARERYSWGNVDYCTPSQFLDELPADLLSSNLHSRQTISKKAKSEATITSASTDSWEEGDRVYHPIFGNGIVTNLLGLGKKNTLVVQFDSAKKIINPSHTKLEKIS from the coding sequence ATGAATTCTAATCTCGATTTTCTACACCATCTTAACCTGTGTCAACGTCAAGCCGTAGAACATTTTTGCGGGCCTTTATTAGTAGTTGCGGGAGCAGGTTCAGGAAAAACGAGAGCGTTAACCTATCGTATCGCTAACTTAATTTTAACCCATAAAGTCGCACCGGAAAATATTTTAGCCGTGACATTTACCAACAAAGCGGCTAGGGAAATGAAAGAAAGAATTGAGAAAATTTTTGCTCAAAAAATTGCAGAAGAAAAACATGGGCAACGATGGGATTTATTATCAGAATTAGAACAAAAAACAATTCAATCAAAAGTTTATCGCAACACGATTAAACCTCTGTGGATAGGAACTTTTCATAGTTTATGTGCAAGAATTTTACGTTATGACATAAATAAATATCAAGACGATAAAGGTAGAGTTTGGCAGAAAAATTTTACTATTTTAGATGAGTCTGATGTTCAAAGTTTAGTTAAACAAATCGTTACCAAAAAACTTAACCTTGATGATAAAAAATTTGAACCCAGAAAAATGCGTTATGCCATTAGTAATATTAAAAATTTAGGTCTTACTCCACAACAATACGCCTTCGAGAATCCTGATTATAAAGGAAGGGTAATTGCTGAAATTTATGAAGAATATCAAAATCAATTGGCTGGAAATAACTCTTTAGACTTTGATGATTTATTATTAATTCCCGTGCGTATTTTTCAACAAAATGAATCTGTTTTAGGATATTGGCATCAAAAATTTCAACACATTTTAGTGGATGAATATCAAGACACTAATCAAATTCAGTATGAGTTAATCAGACTTTTATCTACTAATAATGAACCTCACAAAAAACATTGGAATTGGCAAAATCGATCGATATTTGTGGTGGGAGATGCGGATCAATCAATTTATTCTTTCCGAATGGCAGATTTCACTATCTTATTAAATTTTCAAGAAGATTTTGGGGATAATTTAGCAGATAATTTTACTAAAACCATGATTAAATTAGAAGAAAATTATCGATCGAGAGAAAACATTTTACAAGCCGCAAATCACCTTATTGAAAAGAATAGCCAAAGAATTGATAAAGTATTAAAAGCCACTAGAGGAGAAGGAGAAACTATCTATACCTATCGAGGAGATAATGAAAGAGAAGAAGCTAGTTTTGTCTGTCGAAAAATTCAACAATTAATCAAAGAAAATCCTGAATTAAACTGGGGAGATTGTGCTATTTTATATCGTATTAATTCTCAATCTCGCCCCTTTGAAGATGAATTAATTAGTAAGGGAATTCCCTATAATATTGTAGGGGGATTAAAGTTCTATGAACGAAAAGAAATTAAAGATGCTTTAGCCTATTTAAGATTAGTAGTTAATCCAGCAGATACTGTCAGTTTACTTCGTATTATTAACACTCCCCGTCGAGGAATTGGCAAAACTACTGTAGATAATTTAATGACGGCTTCCCAAGAATTAAATATTCCTTTATGGGAAATAATTAATGATCAAACTTCAGTAAATACGATCGCAGGAAAAGCGGCGAAAAAAGTTAATCAATTTGCTGAAATAATAGCTGATTGTCAGGAAAAAATACAGGAAGATTCTGCATCAGATATTTTAAAACATATTCTTAATATTTCTGGTTATTTAGATGACTTAAAACAACAAAATACAGATGAAGCAGAAAATAGAGAAGAAAATCTTAACGAGTTAATTAATGCTATGCTTCAATTTCAAGAAGATAATGAAGATGCGACTTTAGAAGGATTTTTGAGTAATGCTTCTTTAGCTTCGGATTTAGATAACTTAGAGGAAGGAGAAAAGGCAGTTTCTTTGATGACGTTACACTCCGCAAAGGGATTAGAGTTTAATATTGTTTTCTTGGTAGGTTTTGAGCAGGGATTGTTACCCCATAATCGTAGTTTACGAGATGAAATGGAACTAGAAGAAGAAAGACGACTGTGCTATGTCGGTATCACAAGAGCAAAAGAACAGTTATTTATCACCTATGCACGAGAGAGATATTCTTGGGGTAATGTGGACTATTGTACTCCTTCTCAATTTTTGGATGAGTTACCAGCAGATTTGCTCAGTAGTAATTTACATTCCCGTCAAACTATCTCGAAAAAAGCTAAGTCAGAAGCGACAATTACCTCTGCTTCTACGGATTCATGGGAAGAAGGCGATCGAGTGTATCACCCGATTTTCGGCAATGGTATTGTTACTAACTTATTGGGTTTAGGAAAGAAAAACACCTTAGTGGTGCAGTTTGATTCTGCTAAAAAAATTATCAATCCCAGTCATACAAAATTAGAAAAAATTTCCTAA